Part of the Tolypothrix sp. PCC 7910 genome, AACCAGGATGTGTAGTTATCGCTACCCAGCAAACTGCTGGACGTGGGCAATGGGGTCGTCAGTGGAGTTCTCCTACCGGAGGATTATATCTTTCGGTTGCAATTCAGCCTAAACTAGATGCTGCTAATAGTTACCAACTAACTTTAGCTAGTGCTTGGGGAATAGCCTCACAATTAAAAAACTGTGGTGTCACCGTGGGTATTAAATGGCCTAATGATTTAGTTTTGGATGGCCGCAAGCTAGGCGGAATTTTAACGGAAACGAAAATCAATCAAGGACAAATTACCCAAGCTGTAATTGGTGTTGGCATTAACTGGGCAAACCCTGTACCGGAAACTGGAATTAACTTGGAATTGTGGCAAGCCTCACAGCTTAACAAACCAATTCCTTCTCTAGAAATGTTAGCTTCTCAAGTTTTATTGGGAATAGAATCCGGTCTCAAGTGCTTATTTGAAGAAGGAGTAAACATACTCTTGTCTGATTATCTGAATTTACTGATTAATATGGGCGATCGCATACACGTTAATCAGCTTGTGGGTACTGTAGTTGGAGTAACCTCTCAGGGTAATTTACGTGTACATTTAGAAACTTATAATACAAAGGAAGTTACCTCACCAGAAATTTACATTGAACCCGGTACAATCAGTCTGGGTTACAAAAAATCTTCTGTTTAACTTTTAGGTTTGTTTACAATTCCGCTCTTTGGGCAAGACAAACCACTAGCATCATCTGTTTACTTTATTTAGAAAAAACCGAGACAACAAATGACGCAGCTCAATAACTCTGCCCATAAACGTTTGGCAACAACAAAACGCTTTGCTGCAACGCTACCAGCACAGAGTCTCTGTTGGCTGAGTAGCGTTAGCCTTTTAGCTAACGGCTTCGTGTTAGCGCAAACGGAAACATCTATAGATAACATCGTTCCTACTATTGAAAATCCTCAGCCTAGTGCTGTCACAGTTCCTGTTAAAAAAGATACTGTAACTCCAGAACCTACTCGCCCACAGGTAGAATTTTCCGAACGGCGAGTCAGACTGAAAAAGAGATTAAATCGGGAAAATGTTTCTCAATCATCACAGCCAGTCACACCTGCAAAACCAAAAGTAGAAGCGGCTGAACCTGTGGTAATTAGACGCGCACAACCCCAAGTTGAAACCAGCACTAGAGAAGAAAAACCCAAAACTACAATCGCCACACCTAAACCTTTACAGACTGTACCGGAAAAACTGCCAGAAGTTGCCACACCAGCCAACACTTCTAAAAGTCCGGTCGGTAGCACGGAAGTTGAACCAAAACAAGATTACAATAACGCCTATATTGACCCCACCGATTACAAAGTAGGCGGTTCTAGCTACCAAGCACCCAATTCTGTAATCATCACAGAACGCTCTAGTGGTTGTCGCACTACTTTACCCACAGGACAAGCTATATCAGGTAGTTTTTGTGCTAAACCTAGCAATCAGCGTGTAGCTGAGGGTAATACCAAAGCAGCACCCTCTTGGCTTAGAAGAAGTCAAAGCTCTAAGTTAGCAACCGCGCCTGTTGTGAGACCAATTGCCAATACAGCTACCAGCAGATGGCGCAGTCCCCAAGTAGCGGCAGAGAATACTGTAGCGACTCGCATTGCGGCTAGCGTCACCAAGACCGCTTATCGTCCCAATCGCTTTATTCCTAACCCCAGCGAATTTTCTCCCACCAAAGTTAGCGAAACTGCCATCGCACCCAGTGGTGGCACTTTACCACCGCCAATGGCAGATGGAAATATTGCACCCCGTCCTAGCATGGTGGCTTACGACTTTCCTTTAGCTTCTACACTACCGCAAATTCCCTTCGCCCCTAGAGTCGCCTATAACGGTCAGGGAATGATGTTCCCCTTATCCATCCCCGCACCAATTACCTCATTATTTGGCTGGCGGATTCATCCCATCACAGGCGATCGCCGCTTCCACGCTGGTACAGATTTAGGTGCGCCGATGGGTACACCAGTTTTAGCCGCCTCTAGAGGTCAAGTAGAAAGTGCTGATTGGATGGGTGGCTACGGTTTAGCTGTCACCATTAACCACCCTTCTGCTCAACAAACTCTCTACGGTCACTTGTCACAAATCTTTGTGCGACCCGGTCAAATGGTAGAACCAGGAACCGTAATTGGGCAAGTTGGTAGCACTGGTAACTCCACAGGCCCCCACCTGCACTTTGAAGTCCGCCAC contains:
- a CDS encoding M23 family metallopeptidase; this encodes MTQLNNSAHKRLATTKRFAATLPAQSLCWLSSVSLLANGFVLAQTETSIDNIVPTIENPQPSAVTVPVKKDTVTPEPTRPQVEFSERRVRLKKRLNRENVSQSSQPVTPAKPKVEAAEPVVIRRAQPQVETSTREEKPKTTIATPKPLQTVPEKLPEVATPANTSKSPVGSTEVEPKQDYNNAYIDPTDYKVGGSSYQAPNSVIITERSSGCRTTLPTGQAISGSFCAKPSNQRVAEGNTKAAPSWLRRSQSSKLATAPVVRPIANTATSRWRSPQVAAENTVATRIAASVTKTAYRPNRFIPNPSEFSPTKVSETAIAPSGGTLPPPMADGNIAPRPSMVAYDFPLASTLPQIPFAPRVAYNGQGMMFPLSIPAPITSLFGWRIHPITGDRRFHAGTDLGAPMGTPVLAASRGQVESADWMGGYGLAVTINHPSAQQTLYGHLSQIFVRPGQMVEPGTVIGQVGSTGNSTGPHLHFEVRHLTQNGWVATDPGVYLNTALSQMIQPAQTAQLTKEPGS
- a CDS encoding biotin--[acetyl-CoA-carboxylase] ligase — translated: MKLDRQYLETALKAGRQYSYLPFSLHIFDSVASTNQTLWNLLAQGAKPGCVVIATQQTAGRGQWGRQWSSPTGGLYLSVAIQPKLDAANSYQLTLASAWGIASQLKNCGVTVGIKWPNDLVLDGRKLGGILTETKINQGQITQAVIGVGINWANPVPETGINLELWQASQLNKPIPSLEMLASQVLLGIESGLKCLFEEGVNILLSDYLNLLINMGDRIHVNQLVGTVVGVTSQGNLRVHLETYNTKEVTSPEIYIEPGTISLGYKKSSV